Proteins encoded within one genomic window of Gammaproteobacteria bacterium:
- a CDS encoding prephenate dehydrogenase/arogenate dehydrogenase family protein, which produces MTLEQLRARLAALDRQIIECVAQRQALSREIGAVKSAEGRATRDFGREKQVIDAARARAAEIGVSPGVAAELMGLLIRSSLTTQEQARVRAEGTGQGQHALVIGGRGKMGRWFAEFLDSQGFDVTIADPAGPVPGFKHIGDWRAAADDFAVTVVATPLGITAGILDALAASARRGLIFDIGSLKAPLAPALRRLAARGCRVASVHPMFGPDTELLSGRHVIFMDAGQPAAVAEVRQLFASTMVQQIEMALDDHDRLIAYVLGLSHALNIAFFTALAESGESAPRLAKLSSTTFDAQLDVAARVAAENPHLYFEIQSLNPQGIHALEDLLRAVTRLVDIVREGDEPAFVALMEQGRRYLAGRA; this is translated from the coding sequence ATGACCCTCGAACAGCTACGCGCACGCCTCGCCGCCCTCGATCGCCAGATCATCGAGTGTGTCGCGCAGCGCCAGGCGCTGAGCCGCGAGATCGGTGCAGTGAAGAGTGCCGAAGGGCGTGCCACCCGCGATTTCGGCCGCGAGAAGCAGGTGATCGATGCGGCCCGTGCCCGCGCCGCCGAGATCGGTGTTTCGCCCGGCGTGGCCGCCGAGCTGATGGGCCTGTTGATCCGCTCCTCGCTCACCACGCAGGAGCAGGCGCGCGTGCGCGCCGAGGGCACTGGCCAGGGCCAGCACGCGCTGGTCATCGGCGGGCGCGGCAAGATGGGCCGGTGGTTCGCCGAGTTCCTGGATTCGCAGGGCTTCGATGTCACGATCGCCGATCCGGCCGGGCCGGTACCGGGCTTCAAGCATATCGGTGACTGGCGGGCAGCGGCCGACGATTTCGCGGTGACCGTGGTGGCGACGCCGCTCGGCATCACGGCGGGCATCCTCGACGCGCTGGCGGCCAGCGCGCGCCGCGGCCTGATCTTCGACATCGGCTCGCTCAAGGCGCCGCTCGCGCCGGCCTTGCGCCGCCTGGCGGCGCGGGGCTGCCGCGTGGCGTCCGTGCACCCGATGTTCGGCCCGGACACGGAGCTGCTCTCCGGGCGCCACGTGATATTCATGGATGCGGGCCAGCCCGCTGCCGTGGCCGAGGTGCGCCAGCTCTTCGCCTCGACCATGGTGCAGCAGATCGAGATGGCGCTCGATGACCACGATCGGCTGATCGCCTATGTGCTGGGTCTTTCGCACGCGCTGAACATCGCCTTCTTCACGGCGCTGGCCGAGAGCGGGGAAAGTGCGCCGCGGCTTGCCAAGCTGTCGAGCACGACCTTCGACGCCCAGCTCGACGTGGCCGCCCGGGTCGCCGCCGAGAATCCACACCTGTATTTCGAGATCCAGAGCCTGAATCCGCAAGGAATCCACGCCCTGGAAGACCTGCTCAGGGCCGTCACGCGCCTGGTGGACATCGTGCGTGAGGGCGACGAGCCGGCCTTCGTGGCGCTGATGGAACAGGGACGCCGCTACCTGGCAGGACGTGCCTGA
- a CDS encoding iron ABC transporter permease codes for MRMRPSSLIAILALLAVLGLLIAVCFGSGAVGPREVASLLTGDADPAVRQVVLELRLPRSLAAFGTGAALALAGALMQVLLRNPLADPYILGTSGGAAAFALTAMLAGATGAAVDASAFAGALASTLLVFVIARRGQWAPARLLLTGVVVAAGWSALVSLLLAITPERNLRGALFWLMGDFAFADNPGFGLLVAGAGAIACFALGRSLNVLATGDQQAALLGLPVRAMRVGIYVLTAVLTSTAVTTAGTVGFVGLVVPHLVRLVAGADHRAVVPGAALAGGTLLVLADTVARTALAPRQLPVGAITALVGVPLFLFLLGRGQRGDR; via the coding sequence ATGCGAATGCGCCCGTCCAGCCTGATCGCCATCCTCGCCCTGCTGGCCGTGCTCGGCTTGCTGATTGCCGTCTGCTTCGGCAGCGGTGCGGTCGGGCCGCGCGAGGTAGCCAGCCTGCTCACGGGCGACGCCGATCCAGCCGTGCGCCAGGTGGTGCTGGAGTTGCGCCTGCCCCGCTCGCTCGCCGCATTCGGCACCGGCGCCGCGCTTGCGCTCGCGGGTGCACTGATGCAGGTGCTGCTGCGCAATCCCCTGGCCGATCCCTACATCCTGGGCACTTCCGGCGGCGCGGCTGCCTTCGCGCTGACCGCGATGCTGGCCGGCGCCACGGGTGCGGCCGTCGACGCCAGCGCCTTCGCCGGGGCGCTGGCCAGCACGCTGCTGGTGTTCGTGATCGCGCGCCGTGGCCAGTGGGCGCCGGCACGCCTGCTCCTCACCGGCGTGGTGGTGGCCGCGGGGTGGAGCGCGCTGGTCAGCCTGCTGCTGGCCATCACGCCCGAGCGCAACCTGCGCGGTGCGCTGTTCTGGCTCATGGGCGATTTTGCCTTCGCCGACAACCCGGGCTTCGGCCTGCTGGTGGCCGGTGCCGGCGCCATCGCCTGCTTCGCCCTCGGCCGGTCACTGAACGTGCTGGCCACCGGCGACCAGCAGGCGGCCCTGCTGGGCCTCCCGGTACGGGCCATGCGCGTCGGCATCTATGTGCTCACCGCGGTGCTGACTTCGACCGCGGTGACCACCGCCGGCACCGTGGGCTTCGTCGGCCTGGTGGTGCCGCACCTCGTGCGCCTGGTGGCTGGCGCAGACCACCGCGCCGTGGTGCCGGGAGCCGCGCTCGCTGGCGGTACGCTGCTGGTGCTGGCCGATACCGTGGCACGCACGGCCCTCGCTCCCAGGCAACTGCCGGTGGGCGCCATCACCGCCCTGGTGGGCGTGCCGCTATTCCTGTTCCTGCTCGGGCGGGGCCAGCGGGGCGACCGCTAG
- a CDS encoding glycosyltransferase, producing the protein MRVLFITSHRDALNSIRPEAEMFIGLAKAGVELTVMTQDDSVYAEPMRQAGIRLIGYHPARKLEPRAILRIRRELRRGAFDIVQMFNNKAIANGLLAAVGLPVKAITYRGQTGNISRRDPSCYLTHLSPRVDRIVCVAEAVRRDLATQVRHPEMLVTIYKGHDLAWYEGVPPATRSGLGVPEDAVLIVCVANNRPRKGVPVLIRAAALLPSDCNACIVLVGRGMTSPEIRQQINDSGCPERFRCFEFRSDALAVTAACDIAVLPSVRREGLPKTVIEAMALGVAPIVSDTGGSAELVVDGESGLVVPPGDPAALAQAIAALCANPSRRRAMGAAARLRLGTSFRVEDAVAAHLALFRQVLATT; encoded by the coding sequence ATGCGCGTACTGTTCATCACCTCGCATCGCGATGCGCTCAATAGCATACGGCCGGAAGCGGAAATGTTCATTGGGCTGGCGAAGGCTGGCGTAGAGCTGACGGTGATGACGCAGGATGACTCCGTCTACGCCGAACCGATGCGCCAGGCGGGCATCCGGCTCATCGGCTACCACCCCGCCCGCAAGCTGGAGCCTCGCGCCATCCTGCGCATCCGCCGCGAACTGCGCCGTGGTGCTTTCGACATCGTGCAGATGTTCAACAACAAGGCCATCGCCAATGGCCTGCTGGCCGCCGTGGGCCTCCCGGTGAAGGCCATCACCTATCGTGGCCAGACCGGCAACATCTCGAGACGGGATCCGTCCTGCTATCTCACCCACCTGAGCCCGCGCGTCGACCGGATAGTATGTGTCGCCGAAGCCGTGCGGCGTGACCTGGCGACCCAGGTCCGTCATCCGGAAATGCTGGTGACGATATACAAGGGCCACGACCTGGCCTGGTACGAAGGCGTCCCCCCCGCGACCCGCTCCGGGCTCGGCGTGCCGGAAGACGCGGTGCTGATCGTCTGCGTGGCAAACAACCGGCCGCGCAAGGGCGTTCCGGTGCTGATCAGGGCGGCCGCCCTGCTGCCGTCGGACTGCAACGCCTGCATCGTGCTCGTGGGCCGCGGCATGACCTCGCCGGAGATTCGCCAGCAGATCAACGACAGCGGTTGCCCGGAGCGCTTCCGTTGCTTCGAGTTCCGCAGCGATGCACTGGCAGTCACCGCAGCCTGCGACATCGCGGTGCTGCCATCCGTGCGTCGCGAGGGGCTGCCCAAGACGGTCATCGAAGCCATGGCGCTGGGCGTTGCACCCATCGTCTCGGATACCGGAGGCAGTGCCGAACTCGTTGTCGATGGCGAGTCGGGACTGGTGGTCCCGCCAGGCGACCCGGCAGCCCTGGCGCAAGCCATTGCCGCGCTCTGCGCGAATCCCTCCCGACGCCGGGCAATGGGCGCTGCCGCCCGCCTGCGGCTGGGCACCTCGTTCCGCGTCGAGGACGCCGTGGCGGCTCACCTGGCGCTGTTTCGCCAGGTTCTTGCGACAACCTGA
- a CDS encoding tyrosine--tRNA ligase, with protein MLSAEKQLIEIRRGVQEILVEEDLLAKLREGRPLRVKAGFDPTAPDLHLGHTVLINKMRQFQDLGHEVIFLIGDFTGMIGDPTGRNATRPPLTAEAVRRNAETYASQIFRILDRDRTRVEFNSSWMGGMSAADLIGLAARHTVARMLERDDFHKRYRAGKSIAVHEFLYPLVQGYDSVALRADVELGGTDQKFNLLVGRQLQQSFGQPPQVVLTMPLLEGLDGTNKMSKSLNNYIGITDPAEDMFGKLMSVSDDLMWRYYDLLSLEPAAEVARLRQSAAEGANPRDIKVRLASELVGRFHGSDAAQQAQEAFQRRFSGGELPETIAEVAVHARDGRLGVAYILREAGLVTSTSEALRMIRQGAVRIDGQRLDDGRREVPAGTSHIFQVGKRRVARITVLG; from the coding sequence ATGTTGTCCGCCGAAAAGCAGCTGATCGAGATTCGCCGCGGCGTCCAGGAAATCCTGGTCGAGGAGGACCTCCTCGCGAAGCTCCGCGAAGGACGCCCATTGCGGGTGAAGGCGGGCTTCGACCCGACCGCTCCGGACCTTCACCTCGGTCATACCGTGCTCATCAACAAGATGCGCCAGTTCCAGGATCTGGGCCACGAGGTCATCTTCCTGATCGGGGACTTCACCGGCATGATCGGCGACCCTACCGGACGCAATGCCACGCGACCGCCGCTGACCGCCGAAGCCGTGCGACGCAATGCCGAGACCTACGCCAGCCAGATTTTCAGGATCCTGGACCGGGATCGCACCCGGGTCGAGTTCAATTCGAGCTGGATGGGCGGGATGTCTGCCGCCGACCTGATCGGACTCGCCGCGCGCCACACGGTGGCGCGCATGCTGGAGCGCGACGACTTCCACAAGCGGTACCGGGCCGGCAAGTCGATTGCGGTGCACGAATTCCTCTATCCGCTGGTCCAGGGCTACGACTCGGTCGCGCTCAGGGCGGATGTCGAACTCGGCGGTACGGACCAGAAATTCAACCTGCTGGTCGGCAGGCAATTGCAGCAGTCCTTTGGCCAGCCCCCCCAGGTAGTGCTGACCATGCCGCTGCTGGAGGGGCTCGACGGCACCAACAAGATGTCGAAGTCCCTGAACAACTACATCGGGATCACGGATCCGGCCGAGGACATGTTTGGCAAGCTGATGTCGGTGTCTGACGACCTGATGTGGCGCTACTACGACCTGCTGAGCCTGGAGCCTGCGGCCGAGGTGGCGCGTCTGCGGCAATCTGCAGCCGAGGGCGCCAATCCTCGCGACATCAAAGTCCGCCTGGCGTCGGAGCTGGTTGGGCGCTTCCATGGTTCCGACGCCGCGCAGCAGGCGCAGGAGGCGTTCCAGAGGCGGTTCAGCGGTGGCGAGTTGCCCGAAACCATCGCAGAGGTGGCGGTGCATGCCAGGGACGGGCGCCTGGGCGTCGCTTATATACTGCGTGAGGCCGGCCTGGTGACGAGTACATCCGAGGCACTGCGCATGATCCGGCAGGGAGCGGTACGGATCGACGGCCAGCGCCTTGACGATGGCCGGCGCGAGGTTCCGGCCGGCACTAGCCACATCTTCCAGGTTGGCAAGCGCCGGGTAGCCCGGATCACCGTGCTGGGCTGA
- a CDS encoding RNA pyrophosphohydrolase, translating to MDRIDSQGYRANVGIILSDESGLVLLGGRIGQSGWQFPQGGIGLRESPRRAMFRELREEIGLEADDVEIVGSTRGWLRYRLPERYVRRDALPLCIGQKQRWFLLRLLTAKSRLRPDTTARPEFDRWRWVSWWQPVEEVIHFKRRVYVRALTELAPLLAPLEVPPPPAWPAEWRLAMRA from the coding sequence GTGGACCGCATCGATTCGCAAGGCTACAGGGCCAACGTTGGCATCATCCTCAGCGATGAGTCCGGCCTGGTGCTGCTCGGCGGAAGGATAGGCCAGTCAGGCTGGCAGTTCCCGCAGGGCGGGATCGGCCTGCGGGAATCGCCACGGCGTGCCATGTTCCGGGAGCTCAGGGAGGAAATCGGCCTCGAGGCGGACGACGTCGAGATCGTCGGCTCCACACGTGGCTGGCTCCGCTATCGGCTGCCCGAGCGCTACGTCCGTCGCGATGCGCTGCCACTGTGCATCGGCCAGAAGCAGCGCTGGTTCCTGCTCCGGCTGCTTACCGCCAAGAGCCGCCTGCGCCCGGACACCACGGCGCGACCCGAGTTCGACCGCTGGCGCTGGGTATCGTGGTGGCAGCCCGTCGAGGAGGTGATCCACTTCAAGCGAAGGGTCTACGTGAGGGCGCTGACCGAACTGGCGCCGCTGCTGGCGCCACTCGAGGTTCCGCCACCACCGGCCTGGCCGGCAGAGTGGCGCCTGGCCATGCGCGCGTGA
- a CDS encoding glycosyltransferase family 2 protein gives MAAVPPISAVIIVRDAARSIAGTLASLAAFPEVVLYDNGSIDRTLDIAREFPNVVIHTGGFHGFGPTKQLAVSLAAHDWVLALDADEVVSEELRASIFAAVLDDGRTTYAVRRVNHFMGRAVRHSGWDDDWLLRLFNRRHTGYDDARVHEKVRPVPGGTTVRLRGSLHHQAVAELGDFLVKVNRYSEIRRGDAPRSRSAAAIVLRAAWAFFRTLVLRRGFLDGWRGVVIAVSDANGVFFKLMKPYADERVRHEERGGP, from the coding sequence GTGGCCGCCGTACCGCCAATCTCCGCAGTCATCATCGTCCGCGACGCTGCGCGCAGCATCGCCGGGACCCTGGCGAGCCTTGCCGCCTTTCCCGAGGTAGTGCTGTATGACAACGGCTCCATCGACAGAACCCTCGACATCGCACGAGAATTTCCCAACGTGGTGATTCATACCGGCGGCTTCCACGGATTCGGCCCGACGAAGCAGCTGGCCGTCTCCCTGGCGGCCCATGATTGGGTCCTGGCCCTCGACGCCGACGAGGTCGTCTCCGAAGAACTTCGCGCCAGCATCTTTGCCGCTGTCCTCGATGATGGACGCACCACCTACGCGGTGCGGCGGGTGAACCATTTCATGGGCCGCGCAGTGCGCCATTCCGGCTGGGACGATGACTGGCTGCTGCGGCTGTTCAACCGACGCCACACCGGCTATGACGATGCCAGGGTTCACGAGAAAGTGCGCCCTGTGCCCGGCGGGACCACCGTAAGGCTGCGTGGATCGTTGCACCATCAGGCTGTCGCTGAACTGGGTGATTTCCTCGTCAAGGTCAATCGCTACTCCGAGATACGCCGTGGCGATGCGCCACGGAGCCGATCTGCCGCCGCCATCGTGCTGCGGGCGGCCTGGGCATTCTTCCGGACCCTGGTTCTTCGGCGCGGCTTCCTCGACGGCTGGCGTGGCGTCGTCATAGCCGTATCCGATGCGAACGGCGTGTTCTTCAAACTCATGAAGCCGTATGCGGACGAGCGTGTCCGGCACGAAGAGCGGGGCGGGCCCTAG
- a CDS encoding Ppx/GppA family phosphatase gives MVIGRFSHGQLVVMDRLRESVRLASGLDRHHRLDAASQRRALACLARFGERLRNLHARRVRVVGTNTLRQARGRGAERFREKARQALGHPVEVISGIEEARLIYLGVSHSLPNLRATQMAIDIGGGSTEIILGRGFQPLRMESLYIGCIGLSEAAFPGGKLSARNFRQARQAVRLELEPVQAGFLQHAPVRVAGTAGTIRAANDVLLSLGRARKGITVKDLEYLIGRMTTAGHVRRLELPGLSADRAEIFPGGVAILVEVMRSLRLRRMVVADGALREGILYDMVGRLTSEDARVRTVRALQRRFRVDQAQARRVARMALAMLQQVAEAWDLKRDADRNLLAWAAALHELGLDIAHAHYHHHGAYLLEHADMPGFARDEQRMLACLVRCHRRRLDREPYLGLPPEWRRRALRMTVLLRLAVLFNRGRTSEAGAAPTLTARAARLTVALPARWLNANPLSEADLSRECRYLADAGLVMKVARQRR, from the coding sequence ATGGTCATTGGGCGCTTCTCCCACGGCCAGCTCGTGGTGATGGACCGTCTGCGCGAAAGCGTGCGCCTCGCCTCGGGGCTGGATCGTCACCACCGCCTCGATGCCGCCAGCCAGCGCCGTGCGCTGGCCTGCCTGGCGCGATTCGGCGAGCGCCTGCGCAACCTGCATGCCCGCCGCGTGCGCGTGGTCGGCACCAACACCCTGCGCCAGGCCCGCGGCCGTGGCGCCGAGCGCTTCCGCGAGAAGGCGCGCCAGGCGCTGGGCCATCCGGTGGAAGTCATTTCCGGCATCGAGGAGGCACGGCTCATTTACCTCGGCGTCAGCCACAGCCTGCCCAACCTGCGTGCCACCCAGATGGCCATCGACATTGGCGGGGGCAGTACCGAAATCATCCTCGGCCGGGGCTTCCAGCCGCTGCGGATGGAGAGCCTGTACATCGGCTGCATAGGCCTGAGCGAGGCGGCATTCCCGGGGGGCAAGCTCAGCGCCCGCAATTTCCGCCAGGCCCGCCAGGCCGTGCGGCTGGAACTCGAGCCGGTGCAGGCCGGGTTCCTGCAGCATGCGCCGGTGCGGGTTGCCGGTACCGCGGGCACGATCCGCGCTGCCAACGACGTGTTGCTGTCGCTCGGTCGTGCGCGCAAGGGCATCACCGTCAAGGACCTCGAGTACCTGATCGGGCGGATGACCACCGCCGGCCATGTGCGACGCCTGGAACTGCCCGGCCTGTCGGCAGACCGGGCAGAGATCTTTCCGGGCGGCGTCGCCATCCTCGTCGAGGTGATGCGCTCGCTGAGGCTCCGGCGCATGGTGGTGGCGGACGGCGCATTGCGCGAGGGCATCCTCTACGACATGGTCGGGCGCCTCACCAGCGAGGATGCCCGCGTGCGCACGGTGAGGGCCCTGCAACGGCGCTTCCGGGTCGACCAGGCGCAGGCGCGGCGGGTTGCGAGGATGGCGCTGGCCATGCTGCAACAGGTGGCCGAGGCCTGGGACCTGAAGCGGGACGCCGACCGCAACCTGCTGGCCTGGGCCGCGGCGCTCCACGAGCTGGGTCTGGACATCGCCCACGCGCACTACCATCACCATGGCGCCTACCTGCTGGAGCATGCCGACATGCCCGGCTTTGCGCGGGACGAGCAGCGGATGCTTGCCTGCCTGGTGCGCTGCCACCGGCGCAGGCTCGATCGTGAGCCATACCTTGGTTTGCCGCCGGAGTGGCGCCGGCGTGCGCTGCGCATGACCGTGCTGCTGCGCCTTGCGGTGCTGTTCAATCGCGGGCGAACCTCGGAAGCCGGGGCTGCGCCGACGCTGACGGCCAGAGCCGCGAGACTGACCGTCGCATTGCCGGCGCGCTGGCTGAACGCCAACCCGCTGAGCGAGGCCGATCTCTCCCGGGAGTGCCGCTACCTGGCCGATGCCGGCCTGGTCATGAAGGTCGCACGACAGCGGCGCTGA
- a CDS encoding peptidoglycan DD-metalloendopeptidase family protein, with product MTRPSAFLRGAAAHAISSNGRSRRLPWFATGLGLPLLSMGFLLPDAGYQNALRLDLALTEVKPVFTLPLLFNSSDLVKAGEFGNPDIAADGNRAVTVKVRRGDTLDRIFRRENLDPAQLAAVMAQGPAREGLRVLRPGDELHVRHDGATLLEISRKLDTFHTLNVIRAGDGFEGRVTALEYQTRTARATGDIRSSLFEAAARAGVSDSTIMKLAAIFASQIDFVLDLREGDHFAVVYEEMWHDGDKLDEGEVLAAEFVSQGKTHRAVRYQAADGRVSYYTPDGRSLRKAFVRAPLAFTRVSSDFNPRRMHPILNKMRGHTGVDYAAPAGTPVRAPGDGRVSFAGRKGGYGNAIILEHGNGVTTLYGHLSRFAQATAVGRRVHQGDVIGFVGATGLATGPHLHYEYRVNGKYMNPRTVKLPEGSTSIDGRERPRFAQAVAPLIERLDAGHSMLADGKAPASASDQTT from the coding sequence GTGACCAGACCAAGTGCGTTCCTGCGCGGGGCTGCGGCCCACGCGATCAGCAGCAATGGCCGCTCCCGCCGCCTGCCGTGGTTCGCCACCGGCCTCGGCCTGCCACTGCTTTCCATGGGCTTCCTGCTGCCTGACGCCGGCTACCAGAATGCACTGCGCCTCGACCTGGCGCTGACCGAGGTCAAGCCGGTCTTCACCCTGCCGCTGCTGTTCAATTCGTCGGACCTGGTCAAGGCGGGTGAGTTCGGCAATCCGGACATTGCCGCCGACGGCAATCGCGCCGTCACCGTGAAGGTGCGCCGCGGCGACACGCTGGACCGCATCTTCCGCCGCGAGAATCTCGACCCCGCGCAACTCGCCGCCGTCATGGCTCAGGGCCCCGCCCGCGAAGGGCTGCGCGTCCTGCGCCCGGGCGATGAGCTCCATGTGCGCCACGATGGCGCCACGCTGCTCGAGATCAGCCGCAAGCTCGACACGTTCCACACCCTCAATGTCATCCGTGCCGGGGACGGCTTCGAGGGCAGAGTTACCGCCCTCGAGTACCAGACACGTACGGCGCGTGCCACCGGCGACATCCGCAGCTCGCTGTTCGAAGCAGCCGCAAGGGCCGGGGTGTCCGATTCGACCATCATGAAGCTGGCAGCGATCTTCGCCTCCCAGATCGACTTCGTGCTCGACCTGCGCGAAGGGGACCATTTCGCGGTCGTGTACGAGGAAATGTGGCACGACGGCGACAAGCTGGATGAAGGTGAAGTGCTGGCCGCCGAATTCGTGAGCCAGGGGAAAACCCACCGCGCCGTGCGCTACCAGGCGGCAGACGGCCGCGTGAGCTACTACACGCCGGACGGCCGCAGCCTGCGCAAGGCATTCGTCCGCGCGCCGCTGGCGTTCACCCGGGTCAGCTCCGACTTCAACCCGCGGCGCATGCATCCGATCCTCAACAAGATGCGCGGCCATACCGGCGTGGACTACGCCGCGCCAGCCGGCACGCCGGTGCGTGCCCCGGGAGACGGCAGGGTCAGTTTCGCCGGTCGCAAGGGCGGCTACGGCAACGCCATCATCCTCGAGCATGGCAACGGCGTGACCACGCTCTATGGCCACCTGTCCCGGTTTGCCCAGGCCACCGCCGTGGGGCGCCGCGTGCACCAGGGTGATGTCATCGGCTTCGTGGGCGCCACGGGCCTCGCCACCGGCCCGCACCTGCACTACGAATATCGCGTCAACGGCAAGTACATGAACCCCAGGACCGTGAAGCTGCCCGAGGGTTCGACCTCGATCGATGGCCGCGAGCGGCCGCGCTTCGCCCAGGCCGTCGCTCCCCTCATCGAGCGCCTCGACGCCGGCCACAGCATGCTGGCTGACGGCAAGGCACCCGCCTCCGCTTCCGACCAGACCACCTGA
- the ppk1 gene encoding polyphosphate kinase 1, translating into MDIVNLKLPDYYINRELSALEFSRRVLHQAKDPAVPLLERLKFLCIVSANLDEFFEIRVSGLQQRAEIAGAAGGAAGPDMLTPGELLHEISLRAHELVAEQYRLLNDELVPALAAEGIRFVREHAWSRPQREWLHDYFHREIEPILSPVSLDSARPFPRILNKSLNFIVGLEGTHAFGRPVQRAIVQAPRSLPRLIRLNPDLPDTGPADFVFLASVISAFVGELFVGMEIRGCHQFRATRNSDLYVDDEEVDDLLRALEGELIASRYGAAVRLEIAHDCPAELTDYLLDMFGLDAGDVYHVDGPVNLNRLMTIYELVGRQNLRFPPFTASVPQEISDADNLFAAIRRKDILLHHPYESFAPVMDFISRSGQDPDVLSIKLTLYRTGHQSPIVDSLVAAAQAGKEVTVIVELRARFDEAENINLANRLQEAGAHVIYGVVGYKTHCKMALVVRRETGSLQRYVHLGTGNYHPGTARLYTDYGLLSADAALAEDVHQVFLQLTSLMRTPPLTRLRQSPFALHREILDLIDQEIANVAAGGNGHIIAKLNALVEPEVIRALYRASGAGVVIDLVVRGLCCLRPGIPGVSDNIRVRSIVGRFLEHSRVYYFHANGAERIFLSSADWMDRNFFRRVEICFSIEDEELKARLLTDLDTCLDDNCQAWELRPDGRYELLQPEATDAPRPAQTVMLNQLASGFSAAVVRPS; encoded by the coding sequence GTGGACATCGTCAACCTCAAGCTTCCTGATTACTACATCAACCGCGAACTCAGCGCGCTGGAGTTCAGCAGGCGGGTCCTGCACCAGGCCAAGGATCCAGCGGTCCCGCTCCTCGAGCGACTGAAGTTCCTCTGCATCGTCTCGGCCAATCTCGACGAGTTCTTCGAGATCCGGGTCAGCGGCCTGCAGCAGCGGGCGGAGATCGCCGGCGCGGCAGGCGGCGCGGCAGGTCCCGACATGCTGACTCCGGGAGAACTGCTCCACGAGATCAGCCTGCGCGCCCATGAACTCGTGGCCGAGCAGTACCGCCTGCTCAACGACGAGCTGGTGCCGGCACTGGCCGCGGAAGGCATCCGCTTCGTGCGCGAGCACGCCTGGTCACGGCCACAGCGGGAGTGGCTCCACGATTACTTCCATCGCGAGATCGAGCCCATCCTCAGCCCTGTTTCACTTGACTCTGCCCGACCCTTCCCGAGGATTCTCAACAAGAGCCTGAATTTCATCGTCGGCCTGGAAGGCACCCACGCCTTCGGCCGGCCGGTGCAGCGGGCCATCGTGCAGGCTCCGCGCTCCCTGCCACGGCTCATCCGCCTGAATCCCGACCTGCCCGACACCGGTCCGGCGGATTTTGTATTCCTGGCTTCGGTGATATCCGCTTTCGTCGGCGAGCTGTTCGTCGGCATGGAGATCAGGGGCTGCCATCAGTTCCGTGCGACACGCAACAGCGACCTCTACGTCGACGACGAGGAAGTGGACGACCTGCTGCGTGCACTCGAGGGCGAATTGATTGCCAGCCGCTACGGCGCCGCCGTCCGGCTGGAGATCGCCCATGACTGCCCTGCGGAACTCACGGACTACCTGCTCGACATGTTCGGTCTGGATGCGGGTGACGTCTATCACGTAGACGGGCCCGTCAATCTCAACCGGCTGATGACCATCTACGAGCTGGTAGGGCGGCAGAACCTGAGGTTCCCGCCGTTCACGGCCAGCGTGCCGCAGGAGATCAGTGACGCGGACAATCTCTTCGCAGCCATACGGCGCAAGGACATCCTGCTGCACCATCCGTACGAGTCCTTCGCCCCGGTCATGGACTTCATCAGCCGCAGCGGCCAGGATCCCGACGTCCTCTCGATCAAGCTGACGCTGTACCGCACCGGCCACCAGTCGCCGATCGTCGACAGCCTGGTGGCGGCGGCACAGGCCGGCAAGGAGGTGACGGTCATCGTCGAACTCCGGGCACGCTTCGACGAAGCGGAGAACATCAACCTCGCCAACCGCCTGCAGGAAGCGGGTGCGCATGTCATCTACGGCGTAGTCGGCTACAAGACGCATTGCAAGATGGCGCTGGTGGTGCGCCGGGAGACCGGCAGCCTGCAACGCTACGTGCACCTCGGCACCGGCAACTATCATCCGGGTACTGCCCGCCTGTACACGGACTACGGCCTGCTCAGTGCCGACGCGGCCCTCGCCGAGGACGTGCACCAGGTGTTCCTGCAGCTCACCAGCCTGATGCGCACGCCGCCCCTGACCCGGCTGCGACAGTCGCCATTCGCCCTGCACCGCGAGATCCTCGACCTCATCGACCAGGAAATTGCCAATGTCGCAGCGGGCGGCAATGGCCATATCATCGCCAAGCTCAACGCCCTGGTGGAACCCGAGGTGATCCGCGCCCTGTACCGCGCCTCCGGCGCCGGCGTGGTGATCGACCTGGTGGTGCGCGGCCTGTGCTGCCTGCGACCCGGCATCCCCGGGGTCTCCGACAACATCCGCGTGCGCTCCATCGTCGGCCGCTTCCTGGAACACTCACGGGTCTATTACTTCCACGCCAACGGCGCCGAGAGGATCTTCCTCTCCAGTGCCGACTGGATGGACCGCAACTTCTTCCGTCGCGTCGAGATCTGCTTCAGCATCGAGGACGAGGAGCTCAAGGCGCGACTCCTCACCGATCTCGATACCTGCCTCGACGACAACTGCCAGGCCTGGGAGCTGCGCCCGGACGGACGCTACGAGTTGCTGCAGCCGGAAGCGACCGATGCGCCGCGACCCGCCCAGACCGTCATGCTGAACCAGCTGGCCAGCGGCTTCAGCGCCGCTGTCGTGCGACCTTCATGA